The proteins below are encoded in one region of Spirochaetota bacterium:
- a CDS encoding GerMN domain-containing protein, whose product MPKERKFSFIRDLLLPLILLSFVIFTGYLFFNFLVEYDVIKIAKNNIENKKEEKKENIESKKDKSESLNEKDKNLNFLERLFLLFKKDNFNKDKTEILLKDNNKISSSDLKDENIIIESKNNSAENKIETTINNNQVEEKNISTVDKTKAQESVVENKKLEEQKNIEIKYIEKEYFIYLVDVDESGNIIFRKIKVKIKFIDSPIFELIKTLISYKSSQYKNLIPEGTQIKSAWIKNGICYVDFNKNFLNNKLGYKGVEAQVYQVVNTIMQFENVKGVIIYIEGKVRKYFSEEGFIMDVVFTTKEKL is encoded by the coding sequence ATGCCAAAAGAAAGAAAATTTTCTTTTATTAGAGATTTATTATTACCTTTAATATTATTATCTTTTGTTATATTTACAGGATATCTATTTTTTAATTTTCTTGTTGAATATGATGTTATAAAAATTGCAAAAAATAATATTGAAAATAAAAAAGAAGAAAAAAAAGAAAATATTGAATCCAAAAAAGATAAGAGTGAAAGTTTAAATGAAAAAGACAAAAACCTAAATTTTTTAGAAAGACTTTTTCTTTTATTTAAAAAAGATAACTTTAATAAAGATAAAACAGAAATATTATTAAAAGATAATAACAAAATATCAAGTTCTGATTTAAAGGATGAAAATATAATTATAGAATCAAAAAATAATTCAGCAGAAAACAAAATAGAAACTACAATAAATAATAATCAAGTAGAAGAGAAAAATATTTCTACTGTAGATAAGACTAAAGCTCAAGAAAGTGTAGTTGAGAATAAGAAACTTGAAGAACAAAAAAATATTGAAATTAAATATATAGAAAAAGAATATTTTATTTATCTTGTTGATGTTGATGAAAGTGGGAATATAATTTTTAGAAAAATTAAAGTCAAAATCAAATTTATTGACTCTCCAATATTTGAACTTATTAAAACTCTAATTTCATATAAAAGTTCTCAGTACAAAAATTTAATTCCAGAAGGAACACAAATAAAAAGTGCTTGGATAAAGAATGGTATCTGCTATGTTGATTTTAACAAGAATTTTTTAAATAATAAATTAGGATATAAAGGAGTTGAAGCTCAAGTTTATCAAGTTGTAAATACTATTATGCAATTCGAAAATGTTAAAGGTGTAATAATATATATAGAAGGTAAAGTTAGAAAATATTTTTCAGAAGAAGGTTTTATTATGGATGTAGTTTTTACCACAAAAGAAAAGTTATAG
- a CDS encoding aminotransferase class III-fold pyridoxal phosphate-dependent enzyme, with protein MKEAPKLNLKKSFEEFERGKKLVPGGVLGIRRPYNFVEGEYPIYFDHGKGGRVYDIDGNEYIDYLAAYGPIIIGYREEEIDEAVIKQIRDKGFCFSLTQKVQNDLAEKLISLIPSAQKCIFVKTGSDATTLAIRLARAYTGKIKIARCGYHGWHDWCVEVKGGIPQKLYEDVLEFEYNDFNMVEKIVNENKNDLAAIIITPVGHPLAKPVEEPKDNFLQKLRKITEENGIVLIFDEIRSGFRVSIGGAQQYYGVIPDLSVFGKAMANGYAISVTCGKKEIMDKAEKEVFVSSTFFPNSLSYIAALKTIEIIQRDKIIETVWEKGKKLLDGLKKVIDSIPETQAHLSGIPPMPYITFNKDEKGLYKLKRTDFFTQLIRRHVFMQPYHHGYVIARHTYEDIEYTINAVKESLEYVSEKKY; from the coding sequence ATGAAGGAAGCTCCAAAGTTAAATTTAAAAAAGAGTTTTGAAGAATTTGAAAGAGGAAAAAAATTGGTTCCTGGTGGAGTTTTAGGGATAAGGAGACCTTATAATTTTGTAGAAGGTGAGTATCCAATTTATTTTGATCATGGAAAAGGTGGAAGGGTCTATGATATAGATGGAAATGAGTATATAGATTATTTAGCAGCATATGGGCCAATTATAATAGGTTATAGAGAAGAGGAAATAGATGAAGCAGTAATAAAACAAATAAGAGATAAAGGTTTTTGTTTTTCATTAACTCAAAAAGTTCAAAATGATTTGGCAGAAAAGCTAATATCTTTAATTCCATCTGCTCAAAAATGTATATTTGTAAAAACAGGCTCTGATGCAACAACTCTTGCTATTAGACTAGCAAGGGCCTATACTGGTAAAATAAAGATAGCAAGGTGTGGTTATCATGGTTGGCATGATTGGTGTGTTGAAGTAAAAGGTGGAATTCCACAAAAGCTCTATGAGGATGTACTTGAATTTGAATATAATGATTTTAATATGGTTGAAAAAATTGTTAATGAAAATAAAAATGACCTTGCAGCAATAATAATAACTCCAGTAGGTCATCCTCTTGCAAAACCAGTAGAAGAGCCAAAAGATAATTTCCTTCAAAAATTAAGAAAAATAACTGAAGAAAATGGAATAGTATTGATTTTTGATGAAATTAGAAGTGGTTTTAGAGTGTCAATAGGTGGAGCTCAACAATATTATGGTGTTATCCCGGATTTGTCTGTTTTTGGAAAAGCTATGGCAAATGGATATGCTATTTCTGTTACTTGTGGTAAGAAAGAGATTATGGATAAGGCAGAGAAAGAAGTTTTTGTTTCATCAACCTTTTTTCCAAATAGTCTTTCTTATATTGCAGCATTAAAAACTATTGAAATAATACAGAGAGATAAAATAATAGAAACTGTTTGGGAAAAAGGGAAAAAATTACTTGATGGATTAAAAAAAGTTATTGATTCAATTCCCGAAACTCAAGCACATTTATCTGGAATACCTCCTATGCCATATATTACTTTTAATAAGGATGAAAAAGGATTATATAAATTAAAAAGAACTGATTTTTTTACTCAACTTATAAGAAGACATGTTTTTATGCAACCATATCACCATGGTTATGTTATTGCAAGGCATACTTATGAAGATATTGAGTATACAATTAATGCTGTCAAAGAGTCTTTAGAATATGTTTCAGAAAAAAAATATTAA
- a CDS encoding PfkB family carbohydrate kinase, with amino-acid sequence MFQKKNIKIYIFGEIVLDLLLIKDDCILPVVGGSALNTLLTLKYFGRDPLFFSEIGNDFVGDLVLNFLNNKGLIIENIFRSEEIKTTISIVKFDENREAKYNFYKSYYKKPYLYDPIKKISFKKDDFVFLSSFFAGDNRNKKIIKYLIKKRKEIGFKLFYDPNIRLHHLKQNKVKLNQILDLLNSSDIIRFSFEDLLNIFRYFIFYRNNNKIFVKKLFFLIFKKEWKLIEKIKKLFNKNKDIFKEYLLRIIFNKDFYSKFKNYLENNRVDLIRKEFKNYLIQKIFDFYIKEAKVDFINKLIILTDGPYDIKVIFGKDIFSFEVPPIKPVSTVGAGDTFNGSVLNNILENYSFYENFFNNHNYNKIENNCINRQNIKNKIEELINFSIEQSKKVCLSNSNYPS; translated from the coding sequence ATGTTTCAGAAAAAAAATATTAAAATATATATTTTTGGTGAGATAGTTTTAGACCTTCTATTAATAAAAGATGATTGTATTTTACCTGTGGTTGGTGGATCAGCTCTTAATACATTGTTAACTTTAAAATATTTTGGTAGAGATCCTTTATTTTTCTCAGAAATCGGTAATGATTTTGTTGGGGATCTAGTTTTAAATTTTTTAAATAATAAAGGCTTAATTATTGAAAATATTTTTAGAAGTGAAGAGATTAAGACAACTATATCTATTGTAAAGTTTGATGAAAATAGAGAAGCTAAGTATAATTTTTATAAGAGTTATTATAAAAAACCATATTTGTATGATCCAATAAAAAAAATAAGTTTTAAAAAAGATGATTTTGTTTTTTTATCCTCTTTTTTTGCAGGAGATAATAGAAATAAAAAAATAATTAAATATTTAATTAAAAAGAGAAAAGAAATCGGTTTTAAACTTTTTTATGATCCAAATATTAGATTACATCATTTAAAACAAAACAAGGTTAAGTTAAATCAGATTTTAGATTTACTTAATAGTTCGGATATTATTAGATTTTCATTTGAAGATTTACTAAACATTTTTAGATATTTTATCTTTTATAGAAATAATAATAAAATTTTTGTTAAAAAATTATTTTTTTTAATATTTAAAAAAGAATGGAAATTAATAGAAAAAATTAAAAAGCTTTTTAATAAAAATAAAGATATCTTTAAAGAATATTTATTGAGGATAATTTTTAATAAAGACTTTTATTCAAAATTTAAAAATTATTTAGAAAATAATAGGGTTGATTTGATCAGGAAAGAATTTAAAAATTATTTAATCCAAAAGATATTTGATTTTTATATTAAAGAAGCAAAAGTAGATTTTATTAATAAATTAATTATTTTAACTGATGGCCCTTATGATATAAAGGTTATTTTTGGGAAAGATATTTTTAGTTTTGAAGTTCCTCCTATAAAACCTGTTAGTACAGTTGGTGCTGGAGATACTTTTAATGGTTCTGTATTAAATAATATTTTGGAAAATTATTCTTTTTATGAAAATTTTTTTAATAATCATAATTATAATAAAATAGAAAATAATTGTATAAATAGACAAAATATAAAAAACAAAATAGAAGAGCTAATTAATTTTAGTATAGAACAATCCAAGAAGGTTTGCCTTTCTAATTCAAATTATCCTTCATAA
- a CDS encoding FecR family protein codes for MIKFKKLVFIIFIFILLFYFNNKIFSQTNQLNNLKPIAKISYFSGKAKIFKQNEQKEYEINLDLLISSDDIVTTEKESKVEIVLLDKNTTITIFENSKLSLSQILNNNNENTTFLSIFYGKIKLFVSKLTGKEEFVVNTPTGIASVRGTEFEVASSDLGDSIIKVYEGKVQVYDDDEKNSIFVEQNETTIIEFNKKPQKISQQNIKEEHKSIDNFINLRNRYSSEIAKIRIKEIFKILNILNKNTKFLESKVNEIYNNAWFQKIFQLIKEKKELNPQEKGYWSAFRNMLSSINYITYKNIYKIKILVELIKNLLPKANLTQSEINNYYKQLNETIQNIENLFIKLIILNKILN; via the coding sequence ATGATAAAATTTAAGAAATTGGTATTTATTATATTTATTTTTATTTTATTATTTTATTTTAATAATAAAATTTTTTCTCAAACTAATCAACTAAACAATTTAAAACCTATTGCTAAAATTTCTTATTTTTCAGGTAAAGCAAAAATATTTAAGCAAAATGAACAAAAAGAATATGAAATTAATTTAGATTTATTAATAAGTTCAGATGATATAGTCACTACAGAAAAAGAGTCTAAAGTAGAAATAGTTCTTCTTGATAAAAACACTACTATTACAATATTTGAAAACTCAAAGTTATCACTTTCTCAAATCTTAAATAACAATAATGAAAATACGACATTCTTAAGTATATTTTACGGCAAAATTAAACTCTTTGTTTCTAAATTAACTGGTAAAGAAGAATTTGTAGTAAATACTCCAACTGGAATAGCTTCAGTTAGAGGGACTGAGTTTGAAGTTGCCTCCTCAGATTTAGGAGATTCTATAATCAAAGTTTATGAAGGAAAAGTCCAAGTATATGATGATGATGAAAAAAATTCAATTTTTGTTGAACAAAATGAAACAACAATTATTGAATTTAATAAAAAACCTCAAAAAATTTCCCAGCAAAATATCAAAGAAGAACATAAATCCATAGATAACTTTATTAATTTAAGAAACAGATATAGCTCAGAAATTGCCAAAATAAGAATAAAAGAAATATTTAAAATCCTAAACATTCTAAATAAAAATACCAAATTTCTGGAATCTAAAGTAAACGAAATTTACAATAATGCTTGGTTCCAAAAAATATTTCAATTAATTAAAGAAAAAAAAGAATTGAATCCACAAGAAAAAGGTTACTGGTCAGCTTTTAGAAATATGTTATCTTCAATAAATTATATTACATATAAAAATATTTACAAAATAAAAATTCTTGTGGAATTGATAAAAAACCTTTTGCCCAAAGCGAATTTAACTCAATCTGAAATTAACAATTATTATAAACAACTGAATGAAACTATTCAAAACATTGAGAATTTGTTTATTAAATTAATTATATTAAACAAAATATTAAATTAA